Proteins from one Phaenicophaeus curvirostris isolate KB17595 chromosome 18, BPBGC_Pcur_1.0, whole genome shotgun sequence genomic window:
- the LOC138728331 gene encoding corticoliberin-like: MRVRMISAASVLVLLFLPSETCSPLQWPQAPSRRMTLAPQPTWEPWPGAPRPPVATASPLPQRLCQGGGAEPPAGPRAQRALQAGKRRDGKPNSLDLTFHLLREFLEMSREERLAQKALSNKLLLQSIGK; encoded by the coding sequence ATGCGGGTCAGGATGATTTCAGCTGCCTCGGTCCTCGTCCTGCTCTTCCTGCCCTCGGAGACCTGCTCGCCCCTGCAGTGGCCGCAGGCCCCGTCCCGCAGGATGACCTTGGCCCCCCAACCCACCTGGGAGCCCTGGCCGGGAGCCCCGCGACCCCCGGTTGCCACCGccagccccctgccccaaaGACTGTGCCAAGGCGGCGGGGCAGAGCCCCCCGCGGGCCCCCGCGCCCAACGGGCCCTGCAAGCCGGCAAGAGGCGAGATGGCAAACCCAACTCGCTGGATCTCACCTTCCACCTCCTGCGCGAGTTCCTGGAGATGTCCCGGGAGGAGAGACTGGCCCAGAAGGCGCTCAGCAATAAGCTCTTGCTGCAGAGTATAGGAAAATGA
- the DNAJC5 gene encoding dnaJ homolog subfamily C member 5 — protein MADQRQRSLSTSGESLYHVLGLDKNATSDDIKKSYRKLALKYHPDKNPDNPEAAEKFKEINNAHAILTDATKRNIYDKYGSLGLYVAEQFGEENVNTYFVLSSWWAKALFVFCGLITGCYCCCCLCCCCNCCCGKCKPKPPEGEEQEYYVSPEDLEAQLQSDEREASDAPIVIQPASATETTQLTADSHPSYHTDGFN, from the exons ATGGCAGATCAGAGGCAACGCTCGCTCTCGACCTCCGGAGAATCGTTGTACCACGTGCTAGGGCTGGACAAGAATGCCACTTCAGACGACATCAAAAAGTCATACAG gaaGCTTGCATTGAAATATCATCCAGATAAAAACCCCGATAacccagaggcagcagagaagTTTAAAGAGATCAATAATGCCCACGCGATATTGACAGATGCTACAAAGCGAAACATTTACGATAAGTACGGCTCTCTGGGTCTGTACGTAGCAGAGCAGTTCGGTGAGGAAAATGTGAACACGTACTTTGTGCTGTCCAGCTGGTGGGCGAAG GCCTTGTTTGTCTTCTGTGGGCTCATCACAGGCTGCTATTGCTGttgctgtctgtgctgctgctgtaattGCTGCTGTGGGAAGTGTAAACCTAAACCTCCCGAAGGGGAAGAGCAGGAATACTACGTCTCTCCAGAAGACTTGGAGGCACAGTTGCAGTCAGATGAAAGGG AGGCTTCAGACGCACCGATTGTGATACAGCCAGCATCAGCCACAGAGACGACCCAGCTCACAGCCGACTCTCACCCCAGCTACCACACTGACGGATTTAATTAA